In Candidatus Hydrogenedentota bacterium, the sequence CGGTGCGCGCGGAACGCGCAAGCGCGGTACGAATGAGGCCGAAACGATGTCTGGAGCGAATCCGCTGATGAAACGAGTACTGACCGGCATGGTGTTAACCCTCGGGCTGTCGGGTTGCCTTACGGGCGTGCCGGAGGGACTTACGCCGGTGGAAGGCTTCGAACTGGACCGGTATCTCGGGAAGTGGTACGAGGTGTACCGTCTCGATCATTCCTTTGAGCGTGGTCTCACCCACGTGACGGCGACGTACAGCCTGAACGACGACGGAAGCGTGCGCGTGGAGAACGCGGGCCGCAAGCCGGACGGGACGCGCGACGTGGCGGTTGGCCGCGCCGAGTTTC encodes:
- a CDS encoding lipocalin family protein, whose translation is MKRVLTGMVLTLGLSGCLTGVPEGLTPVEGFELDRYLGKWYEVYRLDHSFERGLTHVTATYSLNDDGSVRVENAGRKPDGTRDVAVGRAEFQGDPDVGSLKVSFFGPFYGGYHIIALDQENYSYAMVAGPTYDFLWILSRTPQLDEATADALLVQAEESGFAVEDLIFVEQSE